A window from Bacteroidota bacterium encodes these proteins:
- a CDS encoding ABC transporter ATP-binding protein, protein MEAAGLGKSYPTAAGTLDVLRDVSVRVEAGEVVAVVGESGTGKSTLLHLLGALDRPTTGTVRYDGADIFAQDDEALADFRNRSVGFVFQFHHLLPEFSALENVAMPSLIQGRSVAQAEPRATELLAMLGLAARADHRPAQLSGGEQQRVAVARALMNKPKLVLADEPTGNLDTHTAELLHDEIVRLARERTQAFVIVTHNPALADRADRVLNLREGRLG, encoded by the coding sequence TTGGAGGCCGCCGGCCTCGGCAAGAGCTATCCGACAGCAGCCGGGACGCTCGACGTGCTGCGCGACGTGTCGGTCCGCGTGGAGGCGGGCGAGGTCGTCGCCGTCGTCGGCGAGAGCGGGACGGGGAAGAGCACGCTGCTACATCTCCTCGGCGCGCTCGACCGGCCCACGACGGGCACCGTGCGCTACGACGGCGCCGACATCTTCGCCCAGGACGACGAGGCCCTCGCCGACTTCCGCAACCGCTCAGTCGGGTTCGTCTTCCAGTTCCACCACCTGCTGCCAGAGTTCTCGGCGCTCGAAAACGTGGCGATGCCGTCGCTCATCCAGGGGCGCTCTGTCGCGCAAGCGGAGCCTCGTGCGACGGAACTGTTGGCCATGCTCGGTCTCGCAGCCCGCGCCGACCACAGGCCCGCCCAACTCTCCGGCGGCGAGCAGCAGCGCGTCGCTGTCGCCCGCGCGCTCATGAACAAGCCGAAGCTCGTCCTCGCCGACGAGCCGACGGGCAACCTCGACACCCACACCGCCGAGCTGCTCCACGACGAGATCGTTCGCCTCGCCCGCGAGCGCACGCAGGCGTTCGTGATCGTCACCCACAACCCCGCCCTCGCCGACCGCGCCGACCGCGTGCTGAACCTCCGCGAAGGCCGGTTGGGCTGA
- a CDS encoding class I SAM-dependent methyltransferase: MNLDLPSVPPSAERVSCPLCSADEPVLWAQDNGYTAQRCGACRFVYVSPRPSLATIDEASQTGLHQTERGVYDAVSVSGFSRRKVRMFEERLGTLFPDGRLTQRPVRWLDVGCGFGELVAAVEAVSHPGSEVTGIDPCRPKVDVGRRKGLSVSDDQLEDVGEGYDVISLVNVFSHLPDPIAFLGRLRDMLAPSGELVLVTGNGADVEYADYPDPLLLPDHLVFAGEQHLVTAMRRLEMSVLKIERYDHFYRDPLPLFAAKYAAKRVLGRPVASWSSRSAFRSVFMRARVD, encoded by the coding sequence ATGAATCTTGATTTGCCGTCAGTCCCGCCAAGCGCAGAGCGCGTCTCGTGCCCTCTGTGCTCTGCCGACGAGCCTGTACTCTGGGCTCAGGACAATGGGTACACAGCCCAGCGCTGCGGTGCATGCCGGTTCGTCTACGTCAGCCCGAGACCCTCCCTTGCTACCATCGATGAAGCCTCGCAGACGGGCCTCCACCAAACCGAGCGGGGCGTCTACGACGCGGTCAGCGTCAGCGGCTTTAGCCGCAGGAAGGTGAGGATGTTCGAGGAGCGTCTAGGCACACTCTTTCCAGATGGTCGGCTCACGCAGCGCCCGGTGCGCTGGCTCGACGTCGGTTGCGGGTTCGGGGAATTGGTAGCGGCAGTGGAGGCGGTGTCTCACCCCGGGTCGGAGGTCACCGGTATAGACCCGTGCCGGCCCAAAGTCGATGTAGGTAGACGCAAGGGGCTCAGCGTTTCGGACGACCAGTTGGAGGATGTCGGCGAGGGCTATGACGTGATATCGCTCGTCAACGTCTTCTCCCATCTGCCGGACCCCATCGCTTTTCTCGGAAGGCTGAGGGACATGCTGGCCCCGAGCGGCGAACTGGTACTCGTCACCGGCAACGGGGCCGATGTCGAGTACGCAGACTACCCGGACCCTCTCTTGCTACCGGACCACCTGGTCTTTGCCGGAGAGCAGCACCTGGTCACTGCCATGCGCCGCCTGGAGATGTCAGTGCTGAAGATCGAGCGCTACGATCATTTCTACCGCGACCCTCTGCCCCTGTTTGCTGCGAAGTACGCGGCAAAGAGGGTGCTCGGGAGACCCGTCGCCTCCTGGAGCAGCAGGAGCGCGTTCCGGTCCGTGTTTATGAGAGCCAGGGTCGACTGA
- the nadA gene encoding quinolinate synthase NadA has translation MPETLDLITPDVLPPDALADLLASAGYVREPIDPTLDLFEEIERMKAEKNAVLLGHYYQEPEIQDIADFIGDSLGLAREAARTDADIIVFAGVHFMAETAKILNPKKKVILPDLNAGCSLADSCPPDEFAAFRAEHPDHIVISYINCTAAIKAQTDIICTSSNAEHLVRQIPKDQPIIFAPDRNLGRWLSKEIGRDMVLWDGSCIVHEVFSEQEIVRLKARHPGAPVLAHPECEEAVLQHADHVGSTSSILRFATESDAEKFIVATESGILHQMQKDNPDKTFIAAPPSNGCACNDCPHMKLNTLEKLYLCLKHEAPEVTMDEETRLRALRPIERMLAMSEGVS, from the coding sequence ATGCCCGAAACGCTCGACCTAATCACGCCCGACGTGCTCCCGCCCGACGCGCTGGCCGACTTGCTGGCGTCGGCCGGATACGTCCGCGAGCCCATCGACCCGACGCTCGACCTCTTCGAGGAGATCGAGCGCATGAAGGCCGAGAAGAACGCCGTGCTTCTGGGGCACTACTACCAGGAGCCGGAGATACAGGACATCGCCGACTTCATCGGCGACTCGCTCGGCCTCGCCCGCGAGGCGGCCCGGACCGACGCCGACATCATCGTCTTCGCCGGGGTGCACTTCATGGCCGAGACGGCGAAGATCCTGAACCCCAAGAAGAAGGTCATTCTGCCAGACCTCAACGCGGGCTGCTCGCTCGCCGACAGCTGCCCGCCCGACGAGTTCGCCGCGTTCCGGGCCGAGCACCCGGACCACATCGTCATCTCGTACATCAACTGCACCGCGGCGATCAAGGCGCAGACCGATATCATCTGCACCTCGTCGAACGCCGAGCACCTCGTCCGGCAGATCCCGAAAGACCAGCCGATCATCTTCGCGCCGGACCGCAACCTCGGGCGCTGGCTCAGCAAGGAGATCGGGCGCGACATGGTGCTGTGGGACGGGAGCTGCATCGTCCACGAGGTGTTCTCCGAGCAGGAGATCGTCCGCCTCAAGGCGCGCCACCCCGGCGCTCCGGTCCTCGCCCATCCCGAGTGCGAGGAGGCTGTCCTCCAGCACGCCGACCACGTCGGCTCGACCTCCTCCATCCTCCGCTTTGCGACCGAGAGCGACGCCGAGAAATTTATCGTGGCGACGGAGTCGGGCATCCTGCACCAGATGCAGAAGGACAACCCCGACAAGACGTTCATCGCAGCCCCGCCCTCGAACGGCTGCGCGTGCAACGACTGCCCGCACATGAAGCTCAACACGCTCGAGAAGCTCTACCTCTGCCTTAAGCATGAGGCCCCGGAAGTCACGATGGACGAGGAGACCCGGCTCCGCGCGCTCCGGCCCATCGAGCGGATGCTGGCCATGAGCGAGGGGGTGAGCTAG
- a CDS encoding acyl-CoA dehydrogenase, with the protein MPSSAASSDTPVADLSRGAASVLPFLYVAWADGLLVPSEMEALRARVRAQDWLSDADRDQLCGWLDPQQPPDATTYFGWVRAIRRAARHIPDADEKSLAELGVELATLAGEEGGVTFSTPEAHRALEEMEAALGIVGHEVVRDLVERTLPPSGDGVASAEPVVAVPPSFDIDGMSRLIDGPRTDLRRRVLRLLRDDAFRRPDPDIGDPAYREIVLGWTKHLAEQGIGALAFPDYAGGEGDIGAFIAALETISFHDLDLAIKFGVQFGLFGGSINQLGSEAQKKKYLADVGTLDLPGCFAMTERRHGSNVRDLQTTATLDRDADEWVIETPAEHDHKAWIGNAAQHGRMATVFAQLVIDGEGFGVHAFLVPIRGDDGEPMPGIRIADSGHKMGLNGVDNGRLWFSGVRIPRENLLSRFARVSEDGTYLSPIPSASKRFFVMLGTLVGGRIAVASGANSAAKCGLEIAVRYGDRRKQFGPAGGDEVSILDYLSHQRRLLPLVATSYGLTFALHDLAERFAAMPPGADTREAEAEAAALKAMASWHGTRSLQEAREACGGEGFRWTSRIASRKADSDIFTTFEGDNTVLQLQVAKGLLAGYRQEFEDLNAWGLLRYVRDLAETRFGEINPLARRDTDKLHDAGWHAALFERRERQLLVTAARRLKRRLDQGMDSFDAFVEVQDHLLTLASAHAERLVHDRFRAAVDATEDEHLRSVLDLVCTLYALWHIEQDRGWFLEQGVFEGTVAKAIRTEVNALLHRLRPLAVDLVAAWGIPEEVLASDLVRG; encoded by the coding sequence ATGCCTTCCTCCGCCGCCTCTTCTGATACGCCCGTCGCCGATCTCTCGCGGGGTGCCGCTTCCGTCCTCCCGTTCCTCTACGTCGCGTGGGCGGACGGCCTACTCGTGCCGTCGGAAATGGAGGCGCTTCGCGCGCGCGTCCGCGCCCAGGACTGGCTCTCCGACGCCGACCGAGACCAGCTCTGCGGCTGGCTCGACCCGCAGCAGCCGCCGGACGCGACGACCTACTTCGGCTGGGTCCGCGCCATCCGCCGCGCCGCCCGCCACATCCCCGACGCCGACGAGAAGTCGCTCGCCGAGCTAGGCGTCGAGCTTGCCACGCTCGCCGGGGAGGAGGGAGGCGTCACGTTCTCGACGCCGGAGGCGCACCGGGCGCTCGAAGAGATGGAAGCCGCACTCGGGATCGTCGGGCACGAGGTGGTGCGCGACCTCGTCGAGCGGACCCTGCCGCCGTCGGGTGACGGAGTGGCGAGCGCGGAGCCAGTCGTCGCCGTGCCGCCGTCGTTCGACATCGACGGGATGAGCCGGCTCATCGACGGGCCGCGCACCGACCTGCGCCGCCGCGTCCTCCGGCTGCTCCGCGACGACGCGTTCCGCCGCCCCGATCCCGACATCGGCGACCCGGCCTACCGCGAGATCGTGCTCGGCTGGACGAAACACCTCGCCGAGCAAGGCATCGGCGCGCTCGCCTTTCCCGACTACGCTGGTGGTGAGGGGGACATCGGCGCTTTCATCGCTGCTTTGGAGACGATCTCGTTTCACGACCTCGACCTCGCTATCAAGTTCGGGGTGCAGTTCGGGCTCTTCGGCGGGAGTATCAACCAACTCGGCAGCGAGGCGCAGAAGAAAAAGTACCTGGCCGACGTCGGTACGCTCGACCTTCCGGGCTGCTTTGCCATGACCGAGCGCCGCCACGGCTCGAACGTCCGCGACCTCCAGACGACCGCCACGCTCGACCGCGACGCCGACGAGTGGGTGATCGAGACGCCTGCCGAGCACGACCACAAGGCGTGGATCGGCAACGCCGCCCAGCACGGGCGGATGGCGACGGTCTTCGCCCAGCTCGTGATCGACGGCGAGGGCTTCGGCGTCCACGCCTTCCTCGTCCCGATCCGGGGCGACGACGGCGAGCCGATGCCCGGCATCCGCATCGCCGACTCGGGCCACAAGATGGGCCTCAACGGAGTCGACAACGGGCGGCTGTGGTTCTCGGGCGTGCGGATTCCGCGCGAGAACCTCCTCAGTCGGTTCGCTCGGGTAAGCGAGGACGGTACCTACCTCAGCCCGATCCCGAGCGCGTCGAAGCGGTTTTTCGTGATGCTCGGTACGCTCGTCGGCGGGCGGATCGCGGTCGCCTCCGGGGCCAATTCGGCGGCGAAGTGCGGGCTCGAGATTGCCGTCCGCTACGGCGACCGCCGCAAGCAGTTTGGCCCGGCTGGCGGGGACGAGGTCTCGATCCTCGACTACCTCAGCCACCAGCGCCGCCTGCTCCCACTCGTCGCGACGAGCTACGGGCTGACGTTCGCGCTCCACGACCTCGCCGAGCGCTTCGCCGCGATGCCGCCGGGCGCGGACACGCGCGAGGCCGAGGCCGAGGCGGCGGCGCTCAAGGCGATGGCCTCGTGGCACGGCACGCGCTCGCTCCAGGAGGCCCGCGAGGCCTGCGGCGGCGAGGGCTTCCGCTGGACCTCCCGCATCGCCTCCCGCAAGGCCGACTCCGACATCTTCACGACCTTCGAGGGCGACAACACGGTCCTCCAGCTTCAGGTGGCGAAGGGACTCCTTGCGGGCTACCGCCAGGAGTTCGAGGACCTCAACGCGTGGGGCCTGCTCCGCTACGTGCGCGACCTTGCCGAGACCCGCTTCGGCGAGATCAACCCGCTCGCCCGCCGCGACACCGACAAGCTCCACGACGCAGGCTGGCACGCTGCCCTCTTCGAGCGCCGCGAGCGGCAGCTTCTCGTCACCGCCGCCCGCCGCCTGAAGCGCCGGCTGGACCAGGGCATGGACTCGTTCGACGCCTTCGTCGAGGTGCAGGATCACCTCCTCACGCTCGCTTCGGCCCATGCCGAGCGGCTCGTCCACGACCGCTTCCGCGCGGCCGTCGACGCAACCGAGGACGAGCACCTGCGCTCCGTCCTGGACCTCGTCTGCACGCTCTACGCGCTCTGGCACATCGAGCAGGACCGAGGCTGGTTCCTGGAGCAAGGTGTGTTCGAGGGCACAGTCGCCAAAGCGATCCGTACCGAGGTCAACGCGCTTCTGCACCGGCTGCGTCCGCTCGCCGTCGATCTCGTCGCGGCGTGGGGCATCCCGGAAGAGGTACTCGCCTCGGACCTCGTCAGGGGCTAG
- the infA gene encoding translation initiation factor IF-1 produces the protein MAKQPPIKQEGVVTEALPNAQFRVELDNGHEILGLLSGKMRKFFIRILPGDRVDVEMSPYDLTKGRIVYRYK, from the coding sequence ATGGCGAAGCAGCCACCGATCAAGCAAGAGGGCGTCGTCACCGAAGCCCTGCCCAACGCCCAGTTCCGCGTCGAGCTCGACAACGGGCACGAAATTCTCGGCCTCCTCTCCGGCAAGATGCGCAAGTTCTTTATCCGCATCCTCCCCGGCGACCGGGTCGACGTTGAGATGTCGCCCTACGACCTGACGAAGGGCCGGATCGTCTACCGGTACAAGTAG
- the purF gene encoding amidophosphoribosyltransferase produces MSVRDHCGIVGIFNHPEAARLTYFGLHALQHRGQESAGIVTATYDEVRGRTMMPVHRDFGLVLDVFDKKNLFEDALLGDLAIGHTRYSTSGASDNPANIQPFVVHYQEGNLALAHNGNLSNARSIREDLVAKGTLFNSSSDSELILHLVAQSREDGPVARIIDALHQCQGAFSLVLLTDDTLIAVRDPNGFRPLALGRLEHAGGVAYCVASETCAFDIIGAEYVRDVAPGEILIIDRAGIERAERTGDRSAEAFHGVCLPRHHGVNQCVFEYVYFSRPDSRIFGTMVDKVRRKIGKALAHDAPPPHRKHGEKRPIVISVPDSSNTATLGYVTECQKLGYDVRYEIGLIRNHYVGRTFISPGQNAREMKVRTKFNPVAGLLKDRVVVMVDDSVVRGTTAKQLVKMVRNAGAKEVHFRSASPPVISPCFYGMDFPSERELLANRHDRDVEQMGAWLGVESLAYVSVEGMMEAVREASDSNSTGYCNACFSSNYPIPVERGVEKEENEW; encoded by the coding sequence ATGAGCGTCCGCGACCACTGCGGGATCGTCGGCATCTTCAACCACCCGGAGGCCGCCCGGCTGACCTACTTCGGGCTGCACGCGCTCCAGCACCGAGGCCAGGAATCGGCCGGGATCGTGACGGCGACCTACGACGAGGTTCGCGGCCGCACCATGATGCCGGTCCACCGCGACTTCGGCCTCGTCCTCGATGTCTTCGACAAGAAGAACCTGTTCGAGGACGCTCTCCTCGGCGACCTCGCCATCGGACACACGCGCTACTCGACGAGTGGGGCCTCGGACAACCCGGCCAACATCCAGCCGTTCGTCGTTCACTACCAGGAGGGCAACCTCGCGCTGGCCCACAACGGCAACCTCTCGAACGCCCGCTCGATCCGCGAGGACCTCGTGGCGAAGGGGACGCTCTTCAACTCGTCCTCGGACTCGGAGCTCATCCTTCACCTCGTCGCCCAGAGCCGCGAGGACGGCCCGGTCGCCCGCATCATCGACGCGCTCCACCAGTGCCAGGGCGCGTTCTCGCTCGTCCTCCTGACCGACGACACCCTGATCGCCGTCCGCGACCCGAACGGGTTCCGCCCGCTCGCGCTCGGCCGGCTGGAGCACGCAGGCGGCGTCGCCTACTGCGTGGCGAGCGAGACCTGCGCCTTCGACATCATCGGGGCCGAGTACGTCCGCGACGTGGCCCCGGGCGAGATCCTCATCATCGACCGCGCCGGGATCGAGCGCGCCGAGCGCACCGGCGACCGGAGCGCCGAGGCCTTCCACGGCGTCTGCCTCCCGCGCCACCACGGCGTCAACCAGTGCGTCTTCGAGTACGTCTACTTCTCCCGGCCCGACTCGCGGATTTTCGGGACGATGGTCGACAAGGTCCGCCGCAAGATCGGCAAGGCGCTCGCGCACGACGCCCCGCCGCCGCACCGCAAGCACGGCGAGAAGCGCCCGATCGTGATCTCCGTCCCCGACTCGTCCAACACGGCCACGCTCGGCTACGTCACCGAGTGCCAGAAGCTCGGCTACGACGTGCGCTACGAGATCGGGCTGATCCGCAACCACTACGTCGGGCGCACCTTCATCTCGCCCGGCCAGAACGCCCGCGAGATGAAGGTGCGGACCAAGTTCAACCCCGTCGCCGGCCTCCTCAAGGACCGCGTCGTGGTGATGGTCGACGACTCGGTCGTGCGCGGGACGACGGCCAAGCAGCTCGTCAAGATGGTCCGCAACGCCGGGGCGAAGGAGGTCCACTTCCGCAGCGCCTCGCCGCCGGTGATCTCGCCGTGTTTCTACGGCATGGACTTCCCCTCGGAGCGCGAACTCCTCGCCAACCGGCACGACCGCGACGTGGAGCAGATGGGCGCGTGGCTCGGCGTCGAATCGCTCGCCTACGTGTCGGTGGAAGGCATGATGGAGGCCGTCCGCGAGGCGAGCGACAGCAACAGCACGGGCTACTGCAACGCCTGCTTCTCGTCGAACTACCCGATCCCCGTCGAGCGCGGCGTGGAGAAGGAAGAGAACGAGTGGTAG
- a CDS encoding sodium-dependent transporter codes for MANGSTQVAPETADAARGAWKSKLGFVLAASGSAIGLGNIVFFASNAYQYGGGAFYLPYFVALFVIGIPVMIMEFSLGTMTGQSFPMALGRLVGKKGEVIGWFTMASALFITMYYITILGWALSMLFGAMGGLLTDPAVAPFVPFAEPSDGPSATAYFFGLIATWKPMLAVATIWALTILILWRGTSTIESAVRIFVPLMWGFMIVLIVRGLTLDGGTDGVLYLFTPNLDGISDVNVWQGAFAQMFFSLSLGLGTMTAYASYLPKDADQINNSLLVSFLNCGFEYIAGVAIFAMLFVFALNPAGSTLSLSFFVIPQGIAAFPFGVKLFGTLFFFLVVIAGLTSAVSLVEGFAASIIDKLHLSRTTALTTVLVPGILGSLVFALPHVIDPGLTGNGTLGLTLLDILDHWAFRYALIFSGFMQCILIGWVFGADRLRQAANRYSKFHLGPWFNWLIKLVIPVMLGYVLVGTLIEDLTQEGGLYGSLYDLSGFAWLPTVVPIVWFVGSVALAAYLTFGRPTEQAPVA; via the coding sequence GTGGCAAACGGTTCAACGCAGGTCGCCCCCGAGACTGCTGATGCAGCGCGCGGTGCGTGGAAGTCCAAGCTCGGGTTCGTCCTCGCCGCGAGCGGGTCGGCGATTGGGCTGGGCAACATCGTCTTCTTCGCCTCCAACGCCTACCAGTACGGCGGCGGCGCGTTCTACCTGCCGTACTTCGTCGCGCTCTTCGTGATCGGGATCCCAGTGATGATCATGGAGTTCTCGCTCGGCACGATGACCGGGCAGTCGTTCCCGATGGCGCTCGGCCGGCTCGTCGGCAAGAAAGGCGAAGTGATCGGGTGGTTCACGATGGCGAGCGCGCTCTTCATCACGATGTACTACATCACGATCCTCGGGTGGGCGCTCTCGATGCTCTTCGGCGCGATGGGCGGCCTGCTGACCGACCCAGCCGTAGCTCCCTTCGTGCCGTTCGCCGAGCCGAGTGACGGGCCGAGCGCGACGGCCTACTTCTTCGGGCTGATCGCCACGTGGAAGCCGATGCTGGCCGTCGCGACGATCTGGGCGCTGACGATCCTCATCCTCTGGCGCGGGACCTCCACGATCGAGTCGGCGGTGCGCATCTTCGTGCCGCTGATGTGGGGGTTCATGATCGTCCTCATCGTGCGTGGCCTCACGCTCGACGGCGGGACCGACGGCGTGCTCTACCTCTTCACCCCCAACCTCGACGGGATCAGCGACGTCAACGTCTGGCAGGGGGCGTTCGCGCAGATGTTCTTCTCGCTCTCGCTCGGGCTGGGCACGATGACGGCCTACGCGAGCTACCTCCCCAAAGACGCCGACCAGATCAACAACTCGCTCCTCGTCAGCTTCCTCAACTGCGGGTTCGAGTACATCGCCGGCGTGGCGATCTTTGCGATGCTGTTCGTCTTCGCGCTCAACCCGGCCGGCTCGACGCTCTCGCTCTCGTTCTTCGTGATCCCGCAGGGCATCGCGGCGTTCCCGTTCGGGGTGAAGCTCTTCGGGACGCTCTTCTTCTTCCTCGTCGTGATCGCCGGGCTGACGAGCGCGGTCTCGCTCGTCGAGGGGTTCGCCGCCTCGATCATCGACAAGCTGCACCTCTCGCGCACGACGGCGCTGACGACCGTCCTCGTCCCCGGCATCCTCGGGTCGCTCGTCTTTGCGCTCCCCCACGTCATCGACCCCGGCCTGACGGGCAACGGCACGCTCGGGCTGACGCTGCTCGACATCCTCGACCACTGGGCGTTCCGCTACGCGCTGATCTTCTCGGGCTTCATGCAGTGCATCCTCATCGGCTGGGTCTTCGGCGCGGACCGGCTGCGGCAGGCTGCGAACCGCTACTCGAAGTTCCACCTCGGGCCGTGGTTCAACTGGCTCATCAAGCTCGTCATTCCGGTCATGCTCGGCTACGTCCTCGTCGGGACCCTCATCGAGGACCTGACGCAGGAGGGCGGGCTCTACGGCTCGCTCTACGACCTGAGCGGCTTCGCGTGGCTGCCGACGGTCGTGCCCATCGTGTGGTTCGTCGGCTCCGTCGCGCTCGCTGCCTACCTCACCTTCGGCCGCCCCACCGAGCAAGCCCCCGTCGCCTGA
- a CDS encoding GAF domain-containing protein, which yields METSTRPFPFATAFSLNRLVAFWEAAEDGPLAPLAALIRERLAGAPDLHAPDLDPDALHAHGDLVDLMLSAVFPRAQWDESVAALLPPFGTGMVYATPTSERLGLFGAATLHEQMDLDPRGFELGRTMMAYYLVLERCYGITVPYDFPLLLNLSDAGTELERHFKLLIDTQFVWVETRGARPPLGETDLARLVASPTDRALWEQMLPPERFALHGFTIATALDVTDEQVLSALRDDLLEKAAMTSEASVVRLERRLRSLLRSPDLRFGLICLEDGDDLGETQRVRAIGRSLLLSSGAAPVCPRRGESVYAQALGSGCPVVVSDLAAHEPQTGYEDHLLAEGFGSLLVAPLRVGERTVGLLELAAPQPGALNAFNTMKIEEVASVFATALQRSLDEREDHIQAVIKSQCTAIHPVVEWRFREAALRYIEATPGAAPGERRQLEPIVFPGVLPLYGASDIRDSSTHRNAAIAADLAEQLSLAFAVVVEASAHRSLPGLDELGFRLQCTIDEVGAGLRTEHEAHVAEFLRRDVESLFDHLAPYGAGVRDRVAAYRAALDPTLGMRYEARRHYEESVTKINETIACHLERQDDYAQRLVPHYFENYKTDGVEHNLYVGDALLEDRTVDPLAVRNLRLWQLMATCSTAWALDRIAPDLPMPLQVAHLVLVQTTPLAIRFRYDEKQFDVDGAYNTRYEIVKKRIDKACVAGTEERLTQPGHLAIAFTPGRAAQEYQTYLDYLRAAGYLGAPVEEVALEPMPGVHGLRAFRVPVAPQPPGMELDVTPERARAAALEAS from the coding sequence ATGGAAACCTCGACGCGCCCGTTCCCCTTCGCTACGGCGTTCAGCCTGAACCGGCTGGTCGCGTTCTGGGAAGCCGCCGAAGACGGCCCCCTCGCACCGCTCGCCGCGCTCATTCGGGAGCGCCTTGCCGGTGCGCCGGACCTCCACGCGCCGGACCTCGACCCGGACGCGCTGCACGCGCACGGCGACCTCGTGGACCTGATGCTGAGCGCGGTTTTCCCTCGCGCCCAGTGGGACGAGAGCGTCGCCGCCTTGCTGCCTCCTTTCGGAACCGGGATGGTCTACGCCACGCCGACGTCCGAGCGGCTCGGCCTCTTCGGCGCGGCCACGCTCCACGAGCAGATGGACCTCGACCCGCGCGGCTTCGAGCTCGGCCGGACGATGATGGCCTACTACCTCGTGCTGGAGCGCTGCTACGGCATCACGGTGCCGTACGACTTCCCGCTCCTGCTCAACCTAAGCGACGCAGGCACAGAACTGGAGCGCCACTTCAAGCTGCTGATCGACACCCAGTTCGTCTGGGTCGAGACGCGCGGCGCGCGGCCGCCTCTGGGCGAGACCGACCTCGCCCGCCTCGTAGCCTCGCCCACGGACCGGGCGCTGTGGGAGCAGATGCTCCCGCCCGAGCGCTTCGCGCTGCACGGCTTCACGATCGCCACCGCACTCGACGTGACCGACGAGCAGGTGCTCTCGGCACTCCGCGACGACCTCCTCGAAAAAGCAGCGATGACGTCGGAGGCGAGCGTGGTGAGACTGGAGCGCCGGCTGCGCTCGCTCCTGCGCTCGCCCGACCTGCGCTTCGGGCTTATCTGCCTCGAAGACGGCGACGACCTCGGCGAGACGCAGCGCGTCCGGGCCATCGGGCGGAGCCTGCTGCTCTCGTCCGGCGCGGCCCCCGTCTGCCCGAGGCGGGGCGAGTCCGTCTACGCCCAGGCGCTCGGCAGCGGGTGCCCGGTGGTCGTCAGCGACCTCGCCGCGCACGAGCCGCAGACGGGCTACGAGGACCACCTGCTCGCCGAGGGGTTCGGGAGCCTCCTCGTCGCCCCGCTCCGCGTCGGCGAGCGGACGGTGGGGCTCTTGGAGCTAGCCGCGCCGCAGCCGGGGGCGCTCAACGCCTTCAACACGATGAAGATCGAGGAGGTGGCCAGCGTGTTCGCCACGGCGCTCCAGCGGAGCCTCGACGAGCGCGAAGACCACATCCAGGCCGTCATCAAATCGCAGTGCACCGCCATCCACCCAGTCGTCGAGTGGCGCTTCCGCGAGGCCGCGTTGCGCTACATCGAGGCCACGCCGGGTGCCGCGCCAGGCGAGCGGCGGCAGCTAGAGCCCATCGTCTTCCCCGGCGTCCTCCCGCTCTACGGTGCCTCCGACATCCGCGACTCCTCGACCCACCGCAACGCCGCGATTGCCGCCGACCTCGCCGAGCAGCTCAGTCTCGCCTTCGCGGTCGTCGTCGAGGCCTCGGCGCACCGGTCGCTGCCGGGCCTCGACGAACTCGGCTTTCGGCTCCAGTGCACGATCGACGAGGTCGGGGCCGGGCTCCGCACCGAGCACGAGGCCCACGTCGCTGAGTTTCTGCGGCGCGACGTGGAGAGCCTCTTCGACCACCTCGCACCCTACGGGGCCGGCGTCCGCGACCGCGTGGCGGCCTACCGGGCCGCGCTCGACCCGACACTTGGGATGCGCTACGAGGCGCGGCGGCACTACGAGGAGTCCGTCACGAAGATCAACGAGACGATTGCCTGCCACCTCGAGCGGCAGGACGACTACGCGCAGCGCCTCGTCCCGCACTACTTCGAGAATTACAAGACCGACGGCGTCGAGCACAACCTCTACGTCGGCGACGCCCTCCTCGAAGACCGCACCGTCGACCCGCTCGCCGTCCGCAACCTCCGCCTCTGGCAGCTCATGGCGACGTGCTCGACCGCCTGGGCGCTCGACCGCATCGCGCCCGACCTCCCGATGCCGCTCCAGGTGGCGCACCTCGTCCTCGTCCAGACGACCCCGCTCGCCATCCGCTTCCGCTACGACGAGAAGCAGTTCGACGTGGACGGGGCGTACAACACGCGCTATGAGATCGTCAAGAAGCGGATCGACAAGGCGTGCGTGGCCGGGACCGAGGAGCGGCTGACACAGCCGGGGCACCTCGCGATCGCGTTCACGCCTGGGCGCGCGGCGCAGGAGTACCAGACCTACCTCGACTACCTCCGCGCGGCCGGCTACCTCGGCGCGCCGGTCGAAGAGGTCGCCCTCGAGCCGATGCCCGGCGTCCACGGCCTCCGCGCCTTCCGCGTCCCGGTTGCCCCGCAGCCGCCGGGGATGGAGCTCGACGTGACGCCGGAGCGCGCGCGGGCCGCGGCGCTGGAAGCGAGCTGA